The Chlorocebus sabaeus isolate Y175 chromosome 6, mChlSab1.0.hap1, whole genome shotgun sequence genome has a segment encoding these proteins:
- the SDHAF1 gene encoding succinate dehydrogenase assembly factor 1, mitochondrial: protein MSRHSRLQRQVLSLYRDLLRAGRGKPGAEARVRAEFRQHAGLPRSDVLRIEYLYRRGRRQLQLLRSGHATAMGAFVRLRAPTEEPGGVGSQPDDGDGPRNPHDSTGAPETRPDGR from the coding sequence ATGAGCCGGCACAGCCGGCTGCAGAGGCAGGTTCTGAGCCTGTACCGCGATCTGCTGCGTGCCGGACGCGGGAAACCGGGCGCCGAGGCGCGAGTGCGGGCCGAGTTCCGGCAGCACGCGGGCCTGCCGCGCTCCGACGTGCTGCGCATAGAGTACCTGTACCGCCGCGGGCGGCGCCAGCTGCAGCTGCTACGCTCGGGCCACGCCACCGCCATGGGCGCCTTCGTACGCCTGCGGGCCCCGACCGAGGAGCCTGGCGGCGTGGGTTCCCAGCCTGACGACGGCGACGGTCCAAGGAACCCCCACGACAGCACGGGGGCACCGGAGACCCGGCCCGACGGACGGTGA